From the Methanoculleus caldifontis genome, the window ATGCTATCCACAACATCCTCGCTCTCCCGGACCTTTACATCCCCGGGACCGACGTGAAGGTCAACCCCTTCACCAAGGAAGAACCGGTCAGGAGCGTTGCCCTCCGGATCCAGCGGATCCGTGAGATCGGCCAGACCATCGGCGAGATCGTCGGCGGAGAGGCAATCCACCCGAGCAACCCCCGGGTCGGCGGTATGTACAAGAACATCAGCCCGCGTGCCAAGGCGAAGATCTACGATCTCGCGAAGGAAGCCCGTGTCCTCACGCAGCAGCAGATGGAGTTCATGATCGCGGTCTTCCGGAACTACCAGAGGCGCGACTGGGCAGAAGTCGGCGGCGTCGAAGTCCCGATCCCGAAGGACCTCGGCTACCACAACCAGGGCTACATGGCCACCGCGCCGGTCTACGGCAGCTCGAGCCTCGACGAGACCCCGATGTGGTTCCCCGAGCGGTTCACCGAAGTCCGCCCCTGGGACTGGTACATGGGTGAAGTGGAGATCAGCGAAGCCGACCCGAACTACCCGATCGGCGGCACCACCCCCGTAGGCAAGAAGGCCTGGCCCCAGATGGAGGCCTGCACCGGTGTCCCGCTCTACGACGGCCAGCCCGTCGAGGTCGGACCGCGTGCGCGTATGGCTATGTTCAAGAACTACGACGAGAAGGGCACCATCGGTCTGCAGATCGCGCGCCAGATGGAGTTCCCCGAGACCGCCTACGGCATCATCGACGCCGTCGACGCGCTCGACACCTCCGGATCGGTCCTCGCGGACGAGATCCCGCAGGGTGACGGATCCCTCGGATGGGCCGCGAACGAAGCGCCCCGTGGAGCCGACGTCCACCTCGCCCGGGTCAAGGACGGCCGGGTGCAGTACTTCTCGATGCTCGTCCCGACCACCTGGAACTTCCCCACCTGCAGCCGCGCACTCGAGGGTGCACCCTGGCGGCTCGCGGAAGTCGTCATGCGCGGATATGACCCCTGTGTCTCCTGTGCGACGCACATGCTGGTGATCGACGAAGACAAGAGGTTAGTGGCCCAGAAACTCATTCAGTGAGCGTACACGCATGCTATTCCGTGAGATCGTGATCGCAGGATGCGGCAACCCCCTCTTCGGAGATGACGGGTTCGGCCCTGCAGTCGTCGAAGAACTCCAGAAGTTACAACTGCCCGACAACGTCAAGGTGATCGACGCCGGCCTCGGCGCCCCTCACTTCCTCTTTACACTGATGGAAGATGCAGAGGTGCCGGTGAAGAAGCTCATCATCATCGACATCACCGATTTCGGTGGAAACCCCGGTGATGTGACGAAGCTCCGGCCCGAAGACCTGCCGCCGGGTTCCTACCGGGATGCCCACTCATGGGACCTTTCCGAACCGCTGCAGCGATTGAAGGATGTCATCGATATCACGATCATCGGTTGTCAGCCGAAACGTGTCGCGAGCCATGAGTTTGAACTAGGGCTCACTGAGGAGGTTGAAAGGGCCATTCCCAAAACAGTGCGCATTGTACTGGAGGAAATTGGGGTAGAATATGGGGCTGCTATCAACCATCAAGGAACGCATCTTTGGGCGGCGCCCGGAGAAACCGCCGGAGAACCCGGAGGCAAAACCGGAGAGCAAACCTGAGGTGAAACCAGCGGCGAGCCAGCCGCAGACGACGCCTGAGGTGAAGGCCGAGGCAAAGCCTGCTGCAACAGTGCCGCAGACGACGCCTGAGGCAAAGCCCGAGGTAAAGACTGCGAGAAGTAAACCGCACCGAAAACCTGAGGTAAAGCCGGAGGTGAAACCGGAGGCAAAGCCTGCTGCTACAAGCCAGCCGCAGGAAAAGCCCGCGGTGAAGCCCGCTGATGTGATTGTAGAAGAAAAGGTGGAAGTTGTAAAGGAGGAAAAGCCTGTGGCAGATAAGATTTCGATAGGTGAATTACACCTGAGCGGATGTACGGGATGCCTCGTCACGATTGCAGACAACTACGAGGGTCTCTTCAAGCTGCTCGATGATTACGCCGACCTGGTCTATGCGCTGACCCTGGTCGATGTACGCCACGTCCCCGAGATGGACGTGTGCCTGGTCGAGGGTTCCTGCTGTCTGAACGACGAACTCTCGGTAGAGGAACTCAAGGAAGCAAGAGCAAAATCAAAGGTGCTCGTCGCCTACGGCGCCTGCGCGGCCTACGGGAACATCACCCGGTTCTGCCGTGGCGGCCAGTGGAACCAGCCCGCTCACGAGTCGTTCGTCCCGATCAGCGAAGTCGTCGACGTCGACCTCTACATCCCGTCCTGTCCCCCCTGCCCGCAGCAGGTCAGGAACGTCGCCGTCATGGCCTACCTGCTCCTGAAGGGCAACGACGAGCAGAAGCAGCTCGCGACCGCCTACCTGACCCCGCTGATGCAGCTCGCACAGCGCGGCAACGAGGCATGCGGCTGCGACCTGATGTATGACGTCATCAACCAGGGCCTCTGCATGGGATGCGGAACCTGCGCCGGCACCTGCCCGGTCCGTGCCGTCACCATGGAGTACGGCAAGCCGAACGTGAACCGCGACCAGTGCATCAAGTGCGGCGCCTGCTACTCGCAGTGCCCGCGGAGCTGGTTCAACTTCGACGTCATGAACAACTACGAGGGCATCATGGGCGCCATCAAAGGGGCCATGCAGTGAGGTGAGAAAGATGGACGTACTCGGAAACTACAAGTCCGCAATCTCGGCACGCTCGACCGATAAGGACATCACCAGGAAGTCCCAGGACGGCGGCATCATCACGACGCTCTTCGCGTACGCGCTTGAAGAGGGTATCATCGACGGTGCCATCGTCGCAGGTCCGAGCGACGAGCCCTGGAAGCCCGAACCCATGGTTGCGACCACGAAGGCCGAACTTCTGGCCGCTGCCGGAACGCGCTACACCATCAGCCCGAACCTCTACCTGATCAAGGAGGCGACCCGCAGCTACGGTCTTGACCGTGTCGGTATCGTCGGTGTCCCCTGCCAGATCCAGGCCGTCCGGAAGGCTCAGGTCTACCCGATCGGCATGCGCGACGTCGACGACAAGATCGCCCTCGCGCTCGGTATCTACTGCATGGAGAACCTCTCCTACCAGGCGCTCGAGGCGATCGTCGAGGACCACTGCAACCAGAAGATGGAGTCCGTCAAGAAGATGGACATCGGCAAGGGCAAGTTCACGGTCTACACCGAGCGCGGTGCAGTCAGCCAGATGCCCCTGAAGCTGATCCACAAGTACGTGCAGCCCGGCTGCCACGTCTGCCTGGACTACGTCGCGAACCTCGCCGACATCTCCAGCGGGTCCGTGGGCAGCCCCGACGGCTGGAGCACGGTCTTTGTCCGGAGCATGAAGGGCAACGCGGTCTGGGACGGCGCCATGGCGGCCGGCCTCTTCGAGACGCAGCCGATGGACCAGGTCAAGCCCGGTCTCGACCTCGTCAAGAAGCTCGCTACCGAGAAGATCACGAAGAACCAGAAGCACGTGGATGAGCGTAAGACGATCGGCCTCAAGGCGGACGGAACCCCCAAGGGTCTCCGGAACCCCTACGAGTCCCCCTGAAACTCATTTTTTTTCGTCATCGATAGTCGACGCCAGCAAACCCTCTGCCTGCATTTCTCGCACCTGCCGGTGCTCAAGCCCGCTCTCGTTCACGCCTCAAAGCCCTCCGGCCGCCAGTCCCCCCGGGTGGGCCGGGAGAGGCCACGGCAGAGCGTGCGTCTCCGCTCGATTGAGTGGGCGCAGAGACCCGGGAGTCACGGGCAAAAACTTCGGAAAAACGGGAAAAACGGCTCTGTTGAAATGCTTCACACCCTCTGGAGAACGTCCGGGTACCACGAGATGGTGGTGATGTGACCTCACGCGAAGCCGCGAAGTGCGAGCGTAGCGAGCTTGAGCACCGTCAGGTGCGAAGAACGCGAAGGAGGCTGTCAGTATCCATTCAGGCTTCGTGCCTTCGCGGCTTCGCGTGAGTCGAGTCGTATGGAGAATTCTGCAGACGATTCGATCTCAGGGAGAGGGATTCAACAAAGCCGGAAAAACATAAAATCGAGGGTGGGGGCCGCCCCCCGTCGCAGGAACCGATTACACGTACGGGGGATGGCAGCGGCTCTCTGCCGTCGTATTACGTACTGATGAGGCGTAGAAGCCCGGGTGTGTTCGTATTCAATCCCTGAACAGTACCTGGTAGGTTGCCGACTCTGCGCCGAAGAAGTTCCTGCAAAACTCTGCTGCCTTCGAAGGCTCGTATTCTTTGCAGCTGAAGATATCGAGGTAGGCTGCGTTGGTCTCGTTCGCGAAGTGGCCGGAGAT encodes:
- the frhA gene encoding coenzyme F420 hydrogenase subunit alpha, which gives rise to MSKVVEISPTTRHEGHSKLVLKVNDEGIVERGDWLSITPVRGVEKLAIGKTMDQVPKIASRVCGICPIAHTLAATEAMEASIGCEIPEDAKLLRYILQCANRMHSHAIHNILALPDLYIPGTDVKVNPFTKEEPVRSVALRIQRIREIGQTIGEIVGGEAIHPSNPRVGGMYKNISPRAKAKIYDLAKEARVLTQQQMEFMIAVFRNYQRRDWAEVGGVEVPIPKDLGYHNQGYMATAPVYGSSSLDETPMWFPERFTEVRPWDWYMGEVEISEADPNYPIGGTTPVGKKAWPQMEACTGVPLYDGQPVEVGPRARMAMFKNYDEKGTIGLQIARQMEFPETAYGIIDAVDALDTSGSVLADEIPQGDGSLGWAANEAPRGADVHLARVKDGRVQYFSMLVPTTWNFPTCSRALEGAPWRLAEVVMRGYDPCVSCATHMLVIDEDKRLVAQKLIQ
- the frhD gene encoding coenzyme F420-reducing hydrogenase, FrhD protein → MLFREIVIAGCGNPLFGDDGFGPAVVEELQKLQLPDNVKVIDAGLGAPHFLFTLMEDAEVPVKKLIIIDITDFGGNPGDVTKLRPEDLPPGSYRDAHSWDLSEPLQRLKDVIDITIIGCQPKRVASHEFELGLTEEVERAIPKTVRIVLEEIGVEYGAAINHQGTHLWAAPGETAGEPGGKTGEQT
- the frhG gene encoding coenzyme F420 hydrogenase subunit gamma, encoding MADKISIGELHLSGCTGCLVTIADNYEGLFKLLDDYADLVYALTLVDVRHVPEMDVCLVEGSCCLNDELSVEELKEARAKSKVLVAYGACAAYGNITRFCRGGQWNQPAHESFVPISEVVDVDLYIPSCPPCPQQVRNVAVMAYLLLKGNDEQKQLATAYLTPLMQLAQRGNEACGCDLMYDVINQGLCMGCGTCAGTCPVRAVTMEYGKPNVNRDQCIKCGACYSQCPRSWFNFDVMNNYEGIMGAIKGAMQ
- the frhB gene encoding coenzyme F420 hydrogenase subunit beta, with protein sequence MDVLGNYKSAISARSTDKDITRKSQDGGIITTLFAYALEEGIIDGAIVAGPSDEPWKPEPMVATTKAELLAAAGTRYTISPNLYLIKEATRSYGLDRVGIVGVPCQIQAVRKAQVYPIGMRDVDDKIALALGIYCMENLSYQALEAIVEDHCNQKMESVKKMDIGKGKFTVYTERGAVSQMPLKLIHKYVQPGCHVCLDYVANLADISSGSVGSPDGWSTVFVRSMKGNAVWDGAMAAGLFETQPMDQVKPGLDLVKKLATEKITKNQKHVDERKTIGLKADGTPKGLRNPYESP